A single Methylobacterium sp. 17Sr1-1 DNA region contains:
- a CDS encoding class I SAM-dependent methyltransferase: protein MVHYLDMVEPATAATFREADYLAANPDLHLAVREGRLASGRAHFERHGLRQGRRQSRLPEGLDAMRADKLARLAPLMRDDLPHRRLGEKYDYLSEELRTLSGAEDSPNVSQNAYDGHVQELIAAHPDGLILDCGAGRRDRYYANVVNLEIADYDTTDVLGIGEVLPFRDASFDGVISIAVLEHVRDPFACAREIARVLKPGGRLVCAVPFLQPLHGYPHHYYNMTGEGLRNLFSGQLAIDHQYVPASLLPIWSLTWIIQSWAAGLPPDVRKRFLSRRLSDFTADPLSLLQEPYVTQLGDQKNMELASGTYLFAHKE from the coding sequence GTGGTGCACTATCTCGACATGGTCGAGCCGGCGACGGCGGCGACCTTCCGCGAGGCCGACTACCTCGCGGCCAACCCCGACCTCCACCTCGCGGTGCGCGAGGGACGGCTCGCCAGCGGCCGGGCGCATTTCGAGCGTCACGGCCTGCGCCAGGGCCGGCGCCAGAGCCGCCTGCCCGAGGGGCTGGACGCGATGCGGGCGGACAAGCTCGCGCGGCTGGCGCCGCTGATGCGGGACGACCTGCCCCATCGCCGCCTCGGCGAGAAGTACGACTACCTGAGCGAGGAGCTGCGCACCCTCTCGGGTGCCGAGGACAGCCCGAACGTCTCGCAGAACGCCTATGACGGTCACGTGCAGGAGCTGATCGCGGCTCACCCGGACGGGTTGATCCTCGATTGCGGCGCCGGCCGGCGCGACCGCTACTACGCCAACGTCGTCAACCTCGAGATCGCCGATTACGACACCACCGACGTGCTCGGCATCGGCGAGGTTCTGCCGTTCCGCGATGCCAGCTTCGACGGGGTGATCTCGATCGCGGTGCTGGAGCACGTCCGCGATCCCTTCGCCTGCGCCCGCGAGATCGCCCGGGTGCTCAAGCCCGGCGGGCGGCTGGTCTGCGCGGTGCCGTTCCTGCAGCCGTTGCACGGCTACCCGCACCATTACTACAACATGACCGGCGAGGGCCTGCGCAACCTGTTTTCCGGCCAGCTCGCCATCGACCACCAATACGTCCCGGCTTCGCTGCTGCCGATCTGGAGCCTGACCTGGATCATCCAGTCCTGGGCCGCCGGCCTGCCGCCGGACGTGCGCAAGCGCTTCCTGTCGCGCCGCCTCTCCGACTTCACCGCCGACCCGCTCTCGCTCCTCCAGGAGCCCTACGTGACGCAGCTCGGCGACCAGAAGAACATGGAGCTGGCGAGCGGCACCTACCTGTTCGCGCACAAGGAATAG
- a CDS encoding TetR/AcrR family transcriptional regulator has translation MIPALSASSPVEETVPNTRCRILATAERFFREIGYQKTTVADIAKTLRMSPANVYRFFDSKKAINEAVVARLIGEVEARIAGLADRPGLPAEARLREIIVFLHRDAVGRFTGHPRMHEMIEAAMSESWDVCRHHVDRITAVLERVIADGTARGEFAVEDPAVAARCVHTAIVRFCHPVLVVQCPEDFVPALDAMIGFLMGALKAGRGGPQAG, from the coding sequence ATGATCCCTGCCCTGTCCGCATCCTCTCCGGTCGAGGAAACGGTGCCCAATACCCGCTGCCGCATCCTGGCGACGGCGGAGCGCTTCTTTCGTGAGATCGGCTACCAGAAGACCACGGTGGCCGACATCGCCAAGACGCTGCGGATGAGCCCGGCCAACGTGTACCGCTTCTTCGACTCGAAGAAGGCGATCAACGAGGCGGTGGTCGCCCGCCTGATCGGCGAGGTCGAGGCGCGGATCGCAGGCCTCGCCGACCGGCCCGGTCTTCCCGCCGAGGCCCGCCTGCGCGAGATCATCGTCTTCCTGCACCGCGACGCCGTCGGCCGCTTCACCGGTCACCCGCGCATGCACGAGATGATCGAGGCGGCGATGTCCGAGAGCTGGGACGTCTGCCGCCACCACGTCGACCGGATCACCGCCGTGCTGGAACGCGTCATCGCCGACGGTACCGCAAGGGGGGAGTTCGCGGTCGAGGATCCGGCGGTGGCGGCGCGCTGCGTCCACACGGCGATCGTGCGCTTCTGCCACCCGGTGCTGGTGGTGCAGTGCCCGGAGGATTTCGTCCCGGCGCTCGACGCGATGATCGGGTTCCTGATGGGCGCGCTGAAGGCCGGGCGGGGTGGGCCGCAGGCGGGTTAG
- a CDS encoding alpha/beta hydrolase produces the protein MRSADCDILVVPGYTNSGPDHWQSRWQERLSTARRVHQESWDHPEPEAWRDAVIAAVQAASRPAVLVAHSLGVISCVQAAPYLPPGSVAGAFLVALPDVERPDTPAGLRAFAPIPRAPLPFRSVLVTSRTDPYTAYDRAEDFAAAWGAELVDAGESGHLNAESGHGPWPEGLMRFAGFLRGL, from the coding sequence ATGAGATCGGCCGATTGCGACATCCTCGTCGTCCCGGGCTACACCAATTCCGGGCCCGACCACTGGCAGAGCCGCTGGCAGGAGCGGCTCTCGACCGCCCGCCGGGTGCACCAGGAGAGCTGGGACCACCCCGAGCCGGAGGCCTGGCGCGACGCGGTGATCGCGGCGGTGCAGGCCGCGAGCCGGCCGGCGGTGCTGGTCGCCCACAGCCTGGGCGTGATCTCCTGCGTGCAGGCCGCGCCCTATCTGCCCCCGGGCAGCGTCGCCGGGGCCTTCCTAGTCGCGCTGCCGGACGTCGAGCGGCCGGACACGCCGGCGGGCTTGCGCGCCTTCGCGCCGATCCCCCGCGCGCCCCTGCCGTTCCGGTCGGTCCTGGTGACGAGCCGCACCGACCCCTACACGGCTTACGACCGCGCCGAAGACTTCGCCGCCGCCTGGGGGGCCGAGCTCGTCGACGCCGGCGAGTCCGGGCATCTCAATGCCGAGAGCGGGCACGGGCCCTGGCCGGAGGGGCTGATGCGCTTCGCCGGCTTCCTCCGCGGCCTCTAA
- a CDS encoding DUF3618 domain-containing protein, translating to MTQSINELEHDIEETRARLDRTIDQIQGRLSPASIVDEMLGTVRQNPSMSGLYDGALAAVRRNPVPVMLIVAGVGWLIHRVARDTQRRQHLDATMNGAEAVPVLNTGTARVYDPDRPTAHPATDRVAGGMRM from the coding sequence ATGACCCAGTCGATCAACGAGCTCGAACACGACATCGAGGAGACCCGGGCCCGGCTCGACCGGACCATCGACCAGATCCAGGGCCGGCTCTCGCCGGCCAGCATCGTCGACGAGATGCTCGGCACGGTGCGGCAGAACCCGTCGATGAGCGGCCTCTACGACGGGGCGCTGGCGGCGGTGCGGCGCAACCCCGTCCCGGTCATGCTGATCGTCGCCGGGGTGGGCTGGCTCATCCACCGCGTCGCCCGGGACACGCAGCGCCGCCAGCACCTCGACGCCACGATGAACGGGGCGGAGGCCGTGCCGGTGCTGAATACCGGGACCGCCCGGGTCTACGACCCCGACCGGCCGACCGCCCACCCGGCCACGGACCGCGTCGCCGGCGGCATGCGGATGTAA
- a CDS encoding UV damage endonuclease UvsE, with translation MISAASSPRLGFCCKFIPDEPPGRHKTLKAAKDAAMVMNVTTVTIAHLRKLDPAAAREKLVAVVTHNLAAMGRQVAWVAARPPLERLLRLASSILPGYTHPEVRDLYADPDFRRAIEAGLAAVGEAARAGGVRLSMHPGPFCILASRNPAALANGIAELDYHAEVMAMMGYGGGWHPHGAHVNIHVGARDPGVDAFRENLDRVSQVARDLVTVENDESSFGLDEVLRLADRVPVVLDLHHHWIQSRGDYIEPDDPRIARVIESWRGVRPVGHVSVSREDVLPGHDADALPDFAALTGSGLNGRDLAAHSDMMWNRALNDLVARHLAWCDIEVEAKLKNLASTGLALHVGPGLLGTAPAAVAAE, from the coding sequence ATGATCTCCGCCGCTTCCTCCCCCCGCCTCGGCTTCTGCTGCAAGTTCATCCCGGACGAGCCGCCCGGCCGGCACAAGACCCTGAAGGCGGCGAAGGACGCCGCGATGGTGATGAACGTCACCACGGTGACGATCGCGCATCTGCGCAAGCTCGATCCGGCCGCGGCGCGCGAGAAGCTGGTCGCGGTGGTGACGCACAACCTCGCGGCGATGGGGCGGCAGGTCGCCTGGGTGGCGGCCCGGCCGCCGCTGGAGCGGCTGCTCCGCCTCGCGAGCTCGATCCTGCCGGGCTACACCCACCCGGAGGTGCGCGACCTCTACGCGGACCCGGACTTCCGCCGCGCCATCGAGGCCGGGCTCGCGGCGGTCGGCGAGGCGGCGCGGGCGGGCGGGGTGCGGCTCAGCATGCATCCGGGCCCGTTCTGCATCCTGGCGAGCCGCAACCCGGCGGCGCTCGCGAACGGCATCGCCGAGCTCGACTATCACGCCGAGGTGATGGCGATGATGGGCTATGGCGGCGGCTGGCACCCGCACGGCGCCCACGTCAACATCCATGTCGGCGCCCGCGACCCCGGGGTCGATGCGTTCCGGGAGAACCTGGACCGGGTCTCGCAGGTCGCCCGCGACCTCGTCACGGTCGAGAACGACGAATCCTCCTTCGGCCTCGACGAGGTCCTGCGCCTCGCCGACCGGGTGCCGGTGGTGCTCGACCTGCACCACCACTGGATCCAGAGCCGCGGCGACTACATCGAGCCGGACGATCCCCGGATCGCCCGGGTCATCGAATCCTGGCGCGGGGTGCGCCCGGTCGGCCATGTCAGCGTCTCGCGCGAGGACGTGCTGCCCGGCCACGACGCCGACGCCCTGCCCGACTTCGCCGCGCTCACCGGATCGGGCCTCAACGGCCGCGACCTCGCCGCCCATTCCGACATGATGTGGAACCGGGCGCTCAACGACCTGGTCGCCCGCCATCTCGCCTGGTGCGACATCGAGGTCGAGGCCAAGCTCAAGAACCTCGCCTCGACCGGGCTGGCGCTGCATGTCGGCCCCGGCCTCCTCGGCACGGCCCCGGCGGCGGTCGCGGCGGAGTAG
- a CDS encoding glutathione peroxidase, with amino-acid sequence MPVVRREALCLIAGALALPARAAPLQSGATASAFGFAKPEGGTLALAAHAGKPILVVNTATACGYAPQFAGLQQLWTRFGPRGLTVIAVPSPEFGHQEPLDGVAIAEAARKNHGVTFPVTAKTSVTGPQAHPFYRWAAAEKPAETPRWNFHKYLVGRDGHVSAAFATPVEPTDPRVIAAIVRELDAVG; translated from the coding sequence ATGCCGGTCGTCCGCCGCGAGGCCCTTTGTCTGATCGCCGGGGCGCTCGCCCTGCCGGCCCGGGCCGCGCCGCTGCAGAGCGGTGCGACCGCCTCCGCCTTCGGCTTCGCGAAGCCGGAGGGCGGCACCCTGGCGTTGGCCGCGCATGCCGGGAAGCCGATCCTGGTGGTCAACACCGCCACCGCCTGCGGCTACGCCCCGCAATTCGCCGGCCTGCAGCAGCTCTGGACCCGGTTCGGCCCGCGCGGGCTGACGGTGATCGCGGTGCCCTCGCCGGAATTCGGGCATCAGGAGCCCCTCGACGGGGTGGCGATCGCCGAGGCCGCGCGCAAGAACCACGGCGTCACCTTCCCGGTGACCGCCAAGACCAGCGTGACCGGGCCGCAGGCGCATCCGTTCTACCGCTGGGCCGCCGCCGAGAAGCCGGCCGAGACCCCGCGCTGGAACTTCCACAAGTACCTCGTCGGCCGCGACGGCCACGTGTCCGCCGCCTTCGCGACGCCGGTCGAGCCGACCGATCCGCGAGTGATCGCGGCGATCGTCAGAGAGTTGGATGCGGTGGGGTGA
- a CDS encoding trehalose-6-phosphate synthase codes for MSRLIIVSNRVAVPESGSKAVAAGGLAVALKEAFTAYKGLWFGWSGKITDNPSSEPVIADRGRVQYAVMDLSPQDHREYYSGFANRALWPIMHYRLGLAAFSRADYAGYQRVNRIFAQALAGLIEPGDLIWVHDYHLIPLASELRGLGVSNPIGYFHHIPWPSGEVFNTLPASTELLRAVSDYDLIGLQTDSDVHNLSRNLVDELRAIPLGGGSLMVDGRRTRIRSFPIGIDVDGFRQAAERAGMNRTVRDTVAGLRTRKLLIGVDRLDYSKGVPERMEAVERFFASNPDQRGNVVFLQIAPKSRTEVPEYEQLSRDVNEVLGNINGSLGEPSWTPIQYVTKAYPRAVLAGLYRAARVGVVTPMRDGMNLVAKEYVAAQSEDDPGVLVLSKFAGAARQLPEALLVNPYDRFEVAEAIRAALYMPKAERVERWKPMFERMAREDVDWWARSYLGELEGFRTVEREPPAAAEAR; via the coding sequence GTGTCACGCCTCATCATCGTGTCGAATCGCGTCGCCGTCCCGGAATCGGGCTCCAAGGCGGTCGCGGCCGGCGGGCTCGCCGTCGCCCTCAAGGAGGCGTTCACCGCCTACAAGGGGCTGTGGTTCGGCTGGAGCGGCAAGATCACCGACAACCCGTCCTCCGAGCCGGTCATCGCCGACCGGGGGAGGGTGCAGTACGCGGTGATGGACCTCTCGCCCCAGGACCACCGCGAGTATTACAGCGGCTTCGCCAACCGGGCGCTCTGGCCGATCATGCATTACCGCCTCGGCTTGGCGGCGTTCTCGCGGGCCGATTATGCCGGATACCAGCGCGTCAACCGGATCTTCGCCCAGGCGCTCGCCGGGCTGATCGAGCCCGGCGACCTGATCTGGGTCCACGACTACCACCTGATCCCCCTCGCCTCGGAGCTCCGGGGCCTCGGGGTCTCGAACCCGATCGGCTACTTCCACCACATCCCGTGGCCGTCGGGCGAGGTGTTCAACACCCTGCCGGCCTCGACCGAGCTTTTGCGCGCGGTCTCCGACTACGACCTGATCGGCCTCCAGACCGACAGCGACGTCCACAACCTCTCGCGCAACCTCGTCGACGAGCTGCGGGCGATCCCGCTCGGCGGCGGCTCGCTGATGGTCGACGGGCGCCGCACCCGCATCCGCAGCTTCCCGATCGGCATCGACGTCGACGGCTTCCGCCAGGCCGCCGAGCGCGCCGGCATGAACCGCACCGTGCGCGACACGGTGGCGGGCCTGCGCACCCGCAAGCTCCTGATCGGCGTCGACCGGCTCGACTACTCGAAGGGCGTTCCGGAGCGCATGGAAGCGGTCGAGCGCTTCTTCGCCTCGAATCCCGACCAGCGCGGCAACGTCGTCTTCCTGCAGATCGCCCCGAAGTCGCGCACCGAGGTGCCCGAATACGAGCAGCTCAGCCGCGACGTGAACGAGGTCTTGGGCAACATCAACGGCTCGCTGGGCGAGCCGTCCTGGACACCGATCCAGTACGTCACCAAGGCCTATCCGCGGGCGGTGCTGGCCGGGCTCTACCGCGCGGCGCGGGTCGGCGTCGTCACGCCGATGCGCGACGGCATGAACCTCGTCGCCAAGGAATACGTCGCCGCCCAGAGCGAGGACGATCCGGGCGTGCTGGTGCTGTCGAAATTCGCCGGCGCGGCCCGGCAGCTGCCCGAGGCGCTGCTGGTCAACCCCTACGACCGGTTCGAGGTGGCGGAGGCCATCCGCGCCGCCCTCTACATGCCCAAGGCCGAGCGCGTGGAGCGCTGGAAGCCGATGTTCGAGCGCATGGCGCGCGAGGACGTGGATTGGTGGGCGAGGAGCTATCTCGGCGAGTTGGAAGGTTTCCGCACGGTCGAACGCGAGCCGCCGGCGGCGGCGGAGGCGCGGTAA
- a CDS encoding phage holin family protein has translation MADPTDGRPIGGTGAPGSIQGLLGDALRETTDLARKEIALFRTEMSNNLRSLFLGLGMMVGAAVFAVVALLVLTDALVKWLATVVNSEALAALIVGAVFLAIGIGLALWGRSAMSLSTLTPTRTTRQVRQDARVLSERVSG, from the coding sequence ATGGCCGACCCCACCGACGGCCGCCCGATCGGCGGCACCGGAGCCCCCGGGAGCATCCAGGGGCTCCTCGGCGACGCCCTGCGCGAGACCACCGACCTCGCCCGCAAGGAGATCGCCCTCTTCCGCACCGAGATGTCGAACAACCTGAGGTCGCTGTTCCTCGGGCTCGGCATGATGGTGGGGGCGGCGGTCTTCGCCGTCGTCGCCCTCCTGGTGCTCACCGACGCCCTGGTGAAGTGGCTCGCCACGGTGGTCAATTCCGAGGCGCTCGCCGCCCTGATCGTCGGGGCGGTCTTCCTGGCGATCGGCATCGGGCTCGCCCTGTGGGGCCGCAGCGCCATGTCCCTGTCCACGCTGACGCCGACCCGCACGACGCGCCAGGTGCGCCAGGATGCGAGGGTCCTGTCCGAGAGGGTGTCGGGATGA